A single window of Mangifera indica cultivar Alphonso chromosome 18, CATAS_Mindica_2.1, whole genome shotgun sequence DNA harbors:
- the LOC123202486 gene encoding oligopeptide transporter 1-like, producing MASSAAEDGIVPHVLSVEKLQTEIKSSGDEEFDDNPIEEVRLTVPITDDPTQPVLTFRTWVLGIASCCILAFLNRFFGFRQNQLSVGSVSAQIIVLPIGKLMAATLPRTPIRIPLTPWSFSLNPGPFTLKEHVLITIFASCGAGGVYAVHIITIVKAFYHRQLNPVAALLLAQTTQLLGYGWAGLFRKYLVDSPYMWWPANLVQVSLFRALHDKEKRPKRGLTRLQFFFLVFASSFAYYVIPGYIFPSLSALSFICWIWKDSITANQIGSGLNGLGIGSFGLDWSTVAGFLGSPLATPLFAIINILVGFVLVLYVVVPISYWMNAYHAKRFPIFSSSTFDQFGQHYNITRILDAEAFDINLEAYNSYSKLYLSPFFAIMYGISFATLTATISHVALFDGWDIWRMWKMTQGAVRDKFSDVHTRMMKKNYAVVPQWWFHTILILTVALAIYACEGFDKQLQLPWWGLLLSCAIALFFTLPIGIIQATTNQQPGLNVITELIIGFMYPGKPLANVAFKTYGYISMAQALSFVSDFKLGHYMKIPPRSMFIVQLAGTIVASTVYFATAWWLLLEVKNICDTSLLPESSPWTCPGDDVFYSASIIWGVVGPRRMFTKLGVYPEMNWFFLIGLLAPVPVWYFSRKFPEKKWIKLINFPIIFGGTGYMPPARAVHYLSWGVVGIFFNYYLFRKHKGWWARHTYILSGAMDAGVAFMGVFLYFAIQNSGKSGPDWWGASANDHCELARCPTAPGIEVKGCPLLS from the exons ATGGCAAGCAGTGCTGCAGAAGATGGCATTGTCCCTCATGTTCTTTCTGTTGAGAAACTTCAAACTGAGATCAAATCAAGTG GAGATGAAGAATTTGATGATAACCCGATCGAAGAAGTCAGGCTGACAGTTCCTATAACTGATGATCCTACACAGCCTGTTTTAACTTTCAGAACATGGGTTTTAGGGATAGCATCATGTTGCATTCTTGCCTTCTTGAATCGATTTTTCGGGTTTCGCCAGAATCAGTTGTCTGTTGGTTCAGTTTCAGCACAAATCATTGTTCTCCCTATAGGAAAACTGATGGCTGCAACTCTTCCGAGAACGCCTATTCGGATCCCGCTTACACCCTGGTCATTCTCCTTGAATCCGGGGCCTTTCACCTTGAAAGAACATGTGTTGATCACTATATTTGCTAGCTGTGGAGCCGGTGGAGTTTATGCAGTCCATATTATTACTATTGTCAAGGCTTTCTACCACAGACAACTTAATCCGGTTGCCGCCTTGTTGCTGGCGCAAACCACTCAG TTGCTTGGTTATGGCTGGGCTGGTTTGTTCAGAAAATACCTTGTTGATTCCCCCTACATGTGGTGGCCTGCAAATCTGGTTCAAGTCTCTCTTTTCAG GGCATTACATGACAAAGAGAAGAGACCAAAAAGGGGACTTACCAGGCTGCAATTCTTTTTCCTAGTTTTTGCATCAAGCTTTGCTTATTATGTCATTCCAGGCTATATTTTCCCTTCCCTGTCAGCCCTCTCCTTTATTTGTTGGATTTGGAAGGATTCTATCACTGCTAATCAGATTGGTTCCGGCCTCAATGGCCTCGGCATTGGCTCATTTGGCCTTGACTGGTCTACTGTTGCAGGCTTTCTGGGAAGTCCTCTGGCCACACCCTTGTTTGCTATAATCAATATATTGGTTGGATTTGTGTTGGTTCTCTATGTAGTAGTTCCGATTTCATACTGGATGAATGCTTACCACGCGAAGCGATTTCCGATCTTCTCATCCAGCACTTTCGATCAATTTGGTCAACATTACAATATTACCAGAATCCTTGACGCGGAAGCCTTCGATATTAATTTAGAAGCCTACAACAGTTATAGCAAACTATACCTCTCCcctttctttgccatcatgtaTGGCATCAGCTTTGCAACCTTAACTGCTACTATCTCACATGTTGCTCTCTTTGATGGGTG GGACATTTGGCGAATGTGGAAAATGACACAAGGTGCAGTACGTGATAAGTTCAGCGACGTCCACACAAGAATGATGAAGAAGAACTATGCAGTAGTTCCCCAGTGGTGGTTCCACACCATTTTGATTTTAACAGTAGCTCTTGCCATATATGCCTGTGAAGGTTTTGATAAACAGCTTCAACTTCCATGGTGGGGACTTTTACTATCTTGTGCCATTGCACTGTTTTTCACCTTACCTATTGGGATCATTCAAGCCACTACAAACCAG CAACCAGGGCTGAATGTGATTACAGAGTTGATTATTGGATTCATGTATCCAGGGAAGCCTCTTGCAAATGTAGCTTTTAAAACCTATGGCTATATCAGTATGGCACAAGCCCTTAGTTTTGTTTCGGACTTCAAATTAGGCCACTACATGAAAATCCCTCCAAGGTCCATGTTCATTGTTCAG CTTGCTGGAACAATAGTTGCCTCAACTGTCTACTTTGCCACAGCCTGGTGGCTTCTGTTGGAAGTTAAAAACATCTGTGACACATCTTTGCTGCCAGAATCGAGTCCCTGGACGTGTCCTGGAGACGATGTTTTCTACAGTGCTTCAATCATCTGGGGTGTTGTCGGCCCTAGAAGAATGTTCACAAAATTAGGAGTATACCCTGAGATGAATTGGTTCTTCCTGATTGGACTTTTAGCTCCAGTGCCTGTCTGGTACTTTTCCAGGAAGTTTCCTGAAAAGAAATGGATCAAGCTGATTAACTTTCCGATCATTTTTGGAGGCACTGGATACATGCCACCGGCTAGAGCTGTACATTATCTGAGCTGGGGAGTGGTCGGAATCTTCTTCAACTATTATCTCTTCAGGAAGCACAAGGGTTGGTGGGCTCGGCACACTTATATTTTATCTGGAGCTATGGATGCTGGAGTTGCTTTCATGGGAGTTTTCCTGTATTTCGCGATTCAAAATTCTGGAAAATCAGGTCCAGACTGGTGGGGAGCGTCTGCCAACGACCATTGTGAGTTGGCAAGGTGCCCGACAGCACCAGGAATCGAAGTGAAAGGATGCCCTCTGCTTAGTTGA